The genomic region CTGGGCTCCAAGCCAACGGCTCAAATCACGAAGGGTTTCTTTGTACTCGAAATGGTCTCACTGCTCGGCTTCGGGATTCTCGGGCTTGCACGCCTGCATGCCACAGCAGTCACCATTCATTTTGGAGCCCTACCCGTCGGTGGTATGTTGGTGGTCGCCGTCGTAGCCGCTACCGTGCTGGACGGTTGGGAGATCGACTCCTATGCAGCCGAAGAGTCAACCAAGCCACGCAAGGACCCCGGCGTCAGTGGCGTCATTGGCGCATTCCTCGCCTTGGTGTTCTACGCAATCCTCTATCCACTGATGTTTGCTGAAACTCCGATGAAGGCGCTATCGGCACCCAATGACTCGGACCCATTGGCTCTCTGGGCACAACGCGTCCTCCCGTCCGCACACTGGGTGATTCTGGTTCCGATTCTGGCATCCACCGCTGGTGGACTCTGGCTGACCACTTACATCCTCACCCGAGCGCTGTATTCCATGGGGCGTGAGAACCTGATCCCGGCCTCGTTTGGAAAGCTGAGCAAGCGACACGTGCCCCATATCGCCACCGTCTCGGTCCTCGGTCTCACTCTGGTCGTTGTCGCGATCCAACTTTTTATCTCTTCACTGGGCAACTTCTTTAACCTGGTCCTATCGGCGGCTGGCTTCTTCCTGCTCGCCGAGTTCTTCTTCGACATCATGACGGCGATCGTCTTCTTGACGGTTGGACACAAGAAGTTGCCAGACGTCCAGTTCCAACCCCACCAGCACCGCTGGCTTTTGATCGGTGCATTCTTCTCAGGAGCGGTGATGGGGGCGTTACTCGTTGCATTCTTCATCTATGGCCCGAGAGCCATAGGAGCCGGCATCGACCAGACGCTGGTTGTGCTCCTCCTTGCCGGTGTTGTCTTCGTGCTGATAACGCTTCGCAGAGTGAAGAACCTGCACATCTTCGACGGTCACGATACCCAGATCGCTAACTAAGGGGCCTTGACCATCTCCGTCGAACAGGCTGCTTCGCATGTGGTATCGCTGACGATCAGCCGCGCGACACCCGTGCGATCGAGGTGTTTATTAAGCCAATGCGCGACACGACGCCGTCGTCGACAGTGTGGAACCGGTACCGTGGAAGCGTGACTATCCTAATTGACGCTGACCACATCACCGTGACACGATCTGACCGTACGTTATTTCGCGATCTTTCGGTAACAGTCAGCACCCGAG from Ferrimicrobium sp. harbors:
- a CDS encoding APC family permease, which translates into the protein MKDQLATPSSMEPTAPRKMRQVFSLFDLFPLSISSIGPVFSVAATGGVMAADAGWWALPAIAILAIPFVIASFVFRLLNRHFPNAGASYHWSARVMGRRVSQYQAWILILAYFFSIPPIAIPAATYTLALVAPHYHPTNVVTILVTIFWVIFAAVPLLLGSKPTAQITKGFFVLEMVSLLGFGILGLARLHATAVTIHFGALPVGGMLVVAVVAATVLDGWEIDSYAAEESTKPRKDPGVSGVIGAFLALVFYAILYPLMFAETPMKALSAPNDSDPLALWAQRVLPSAHWVILVPILASTAGGLWLTTYILTRALYSMGRENLIPASFGKLSKRHVPHIATVSVLGLTLVVVAIQLFISSLGNFFNLVLSAAGFFLLAEFFFDIMTAIVFLTVGHKKLPDVQFQPHQHRWLLIGAFFSGAVMGALLVAFFIYGPRAIGAGIDQTLVVLLLAGVVFVLITLRRVKNLHIFDGHDTQIAN